One Alosa alosa isolate M-15738 ecotype Scorff River chromosome 22, AALO_Geno_1.1, whole genome shotgun sequence DNA segment encodes these proteins:
- the nudt9 gene encoding ADP-ribose pyrophosphatase, mitochondrial isoform X2: protein MRPVINSWLGPIHVALTLFRLPYSVCSKGACAANLGAMSTRLHIKARSPVYPGSDTPRFPVPDDKVSWETEWPEYSPVKYTAPPVAANPVWADRDIGSFSPRFNALDGSTDRRSHEGEYRVHDQRPLNPRGRTGVSGRGLLGKWGPNHAADPIVTRWKMDEAGQRLSNSASKLPILQFVSIQRKDCGEWAIPGGMVDPGELVSLTLQREFSEEALNSLEMPDKAELHERITKLFSSPGLQVYKGYVDDPRNTDNAWMETVAVNFHDDSGDSVSALPLEAGDDAGHVSWIDVDSAQPLYASHSHFLETVAKERHAHW, encoded by the exons ATGAGACCAGTGATCAATAGCTGGCTCGGTCCGATACACGTAGCGCTAACGCTCTTCAGATTGCCATACTCTGTCTGTTCGAAAGGGGCTTG CGCCGCAAACCTCGGTGCCATGTCAACCCGCCTGCACATTAAAGCACGGAGCCCCGTCTACCCGGGATCAGACACGCCCCGATTCCCGGTCCCGGACGACAAGGTGTCCTGGGAGACGGAGTGGCCGGAGTACAGCCCCGTGAAGTATACTGCCCCGCCTGTGGCGGCTAACCCCGTTTGGGCAGACCGCGACATCGG CTCTTTCTCTCCGCGGTTCAATGCTCTTGACGGGTCAACGGACCGGCGCAGCCACGAGGGAGAGTACCGCGTTCACGACCAGCGACCTCT GAACCCTCGGGGGCGGACCGGGGTTAGTGGGAGGGGCCTGCTGGGGAAGTGGGGGCCCAATCACGCGGCAGATCCCATCGTCACCAG gtGGAAGATGGACGAGGCAGGCCAGCGCTTGTCTAACTCAGCATCCAAACTCCCCATCCTGCAGTTTGTGTCCATCCAGAGAAAAGACTGTGGAGAGTGGGCTATACCcggg gggatggTAGATCCTGGGGAGCTTGTGTCTCTGACATTGCAGAGGGAGTTTTCTGAAGAGGCGCTCAACTCTCTAGAAATGCCCGACAAGGCGGAGCTTCATGAACGCATCACAAAACTCTTCAGCTCACCTGGcctacag gtttaTAAGGGTTATGTCGATGATCCGAGAAACACAGACAACGCATGGATGGAAACAGTTGCTGTGAACTTCCATGATGACTCAG GAGACAGTGTGAGCGCCCTTCCTCTGGAGGCAGGAGACGACGCGGGCCATGTCAGCTGGATTGACGTCGACTCAGCCCAGCCTCTCTACGCGAGCCACTCCCACTTCCTGGAAACGGTTGCTAAGGAACGCCACGCCCACTGGTGA
- the nudt9 gene encoding ADP-ribose pyrophosphatase, mitochondrial isoform X1 has protein sequence MRPVINSWLGPIHVALTLFRLPYSVCSKGACPIKSISTGVSCSAANLGAMSTRLHIKARSPVYPGSDTPRFPVPDDKVSWETEWPEYSPVKYTAPPVAANPVWADRDIGSFSPRFNALDGSTDRRSHEGEYRVHDQRPLNPRGRTGVSGRGLLGKWGPNHAADPIVTRWKMDEAGQRLSNSASKLPILQFVSIQRKDCGEWAIPGGMVDPGELVSLTLQREFSEEALNSLEMPDKAELHERITKLFSSPGLQVYKGYVDDPRNTDNAWMETVAVNFHDDSGDSVSALPLEAGDDAGHVSWIDVDSAQPLYASHSHFLETVAKERHAHW, from the exons ATGAGACCAGTGATCAATAGCTGGCTCGGTCCGATACACGTAGCGCTAACGCTCTTCAGATTGCCATACTCTGTCTGTTCGAAAGGGGCTTG TCCTATTAAATCCATCAGCACCGGTGTGTCCTGCAGCGCCGCAAACCTCGGTGCCATGTCAACCCGCCTGCACATTAAAGCACGGAGCCCCGTCTACCCGGGATCAGACACGCCCCGATTCCCGGTCCCGGACGACAAGGTGTCCTGGGAGACGGAGTGGCCGGAGTACAGCCCCGTGAAGTATACTGCCCCGCCTGTGGCGGCTAACCCCGTTTGGGCAGACCGCGACATCGG CTCTTTCTCTCCGCGGTTCAATGCTCTTGACGGGTCAACGGACCGGCGCAGCCACGAGGGAGAGTACCGCGTTCACGACCAGCGACCTCT GAACCCTCGGGGGCGGACCGGGGTTAGTGGGAGGGGCCTGCTGGGGAAGTGGGGGCCCAATCACGCGGCAGATCCCATCGTCACCAG gtGGAAGATGGACGAGGCAGGCCAGCGCTTGTCTAACTCAGCATCCAAACTCCCCATCCTGCAGTTTGTGTCCATCCAGAGAAAAGACTGTGGAGAGTGGGCTATACCcggg gggatggTAGATCCTGGGGAGCTTGTGTCTCTGACATTGCAGAGGGAGTTTTCTGAAGAGGCGCTCAACTCTCTAGAAATGCCCGACAAGGCGGAGCTTCATGAACGCATCACAAAACTCTTCAGCTCACCTGGcctacag gtttaTAAGGGTTATGTCGATGATCCGAGAAACACAGACAACGCATGGATGGAAACAGTTGCTGTGAACTTCCATGATGACTCAG GAGACAGTGTGAGCGCCCTTCCTCTGGAGGCAGGAGACGACGCGGGCCATGTCAGCTGGATTGACGTCGACTCAGCCCAGCCTCTCTACGCGAGCCACTCCCACTTCCTGGAAACGGTTGCTAAGGAACGCCACGCCCACTGGTGA
- the nudt9 gene encoding ADP-ribose pyrophosphatase, mitochondrial isoform X3 has product MSTRLHIKARSPVYPGSDTPRFPVPDDKVSWETEWPEYSPVKYTAPPVAANPVWADRDIGSFSPRFNALDGSTDRRSHEGEYRVHDQRPLNPRGRTGVSGRGLLGKWGPNHAADPIVTRWKMDEAGQRLSNSASKLPILQFVSIQRKDCGEWAIPGGMVDPGELVSLTLQREFSEEALNSLEMPDKAELHERITKLFSSPGLQVYKGYVDDPRNTDNAWMETVAVNFHDDSGDSVSALPLEAGDDAGHVSWIDVDSAQPLYASHSHFLETVAKERHAHW; this is encoded by the exons ATGTCAACCCGCCTGCACATTAAAGCACGGAGCCCCGTCTACCCGGGATCAGACACGCCCCGATTCCCGGTCCCGGACGACAAGGTGTCCTGGGAGACGGAGTGGCCGGAGTACAGCCCCGTGAAGTATACTGCCCCGCCTGTGGCGGCTAACCCCGTTTGGGCAGACCGCGACATCGG CTCTTTCTCTCCGCGGTTCAATGCTCTTGACGGGTCAACGGACCGGCGCAGCCACGAGGGAGAGTACCGCGTTCACGACCAGCGACCTCT GAACCCTCGGGGGCGGACCGGGGTTAGTGGGAGGGGCCTGCTGGGGAAGTGGGGGCCCAATCACGCGGCAGATCCCATCGTCACCAG gtGGAAGATGGACGAGGCAGGCCAGCGCTTGTCTAACTCAGCATCCAAACTCCCCATCCTGCAGTTTGTGTCCATCCAGAGAAAAGACTGTGGAGAGTGGGCTATACCcggg gggatggTAGATCCTGGGGAGCTTGTGTCTCTGACATTGCAGAGGGAGTTTTCTGAAGAGGCGCTCAACTCTCTAGAAATGCCCGACAAGGCGGAGCTTCATGAACGCATCACAAAACTCTTCAGCTCACCTGGcctacag gtttaTAAGGGTTATGTCGATGATCCGAGAAACACAGACAACGCATGGATGGAAACAGTTGCTGTGAACTTCCATGATGACTCAG GAGACAGTGTGAGCGCCCTTCCTCTGGAGGCAGGAGACGACGCGGGCCATGTCAGCTGGATTGACGTCGACTCAGCCCAGCCTCTCTACGCGAGCCACTCCCACTTCCTGGAAACGGTTGCTAAGGAACGCCACGCCCACTGGTGA